In Magnetovibrio sp. PR-2, the genomic window GCCAAGAACACGACGCAGCGTGCGATTTCGGACGGCTCGCCCAAACGGCCCACCGGGATGTACGGCAGGATTTGCGTGGCCAGAACGTCTTCGGGGATGGCTTTGACCATTTCGGTGGCGATGTAACCCGGCGCAACCGCGTTGACGGTGATGCCTTTGCGCGCACCTTCTTGAGCCAGCGCTTTGGTGAAACCGATCAGACCCGCTTTCGCAGCCGAGTAGTTCGACTGACCCATTTGACCTTTTTGGCCGTTGATGGAGCTGATGTTGATGATGCGGCCAAAACCACGGTCGCGCATGCTGTCGATGACGTTTTTGCAGGTGTTGAACAAGCTGTCCATGTTGGTGGACATGACGTCGCGCCATTGATCGATGGTCATTTTGTGCAGCATGGCGTCGCGCGTGATGCCGGCGTTG contains:
- the phbB gene encoding acetoacetyl-CoA reductase; the encoded protein is MARTALVTGGTRGIGAAISIALKEAGLEVCASYAGNDEAAATFKELTGIRVHKFDVADFDSCHTAILEIEGEIGPIDVLVNNAGITRDAMLHKMTIDQWRDVMSTNMDSLFNTCKNVIDSMRDRGFGRIINISSINGQKGQMGQSNYSAAKAGLIGFTKALAQEGARKGITVNAVAPGYIATEMVKAIPEDVLATQILPYIPVGRLGEPSEIARCVVFLASEEAGFITGSTITVNGGQYFTS